A part of Escherichia marmotae genomic DNA contains:
- the ilvN gene encoding acetolactate synthase small subunit: MQNTTHDNVILELTVRNHPGVMTHVCGLFARRAFNVEGILCLPIQDSDKSHIWLLVNDDQRLEQMISQIDKLEDVVKVQRNQSDPTMFNKIAVFFQ, from the coding sequence ATGCAAAACACAACTCATGACAACGTGATTCTGGAACTCACCGTTCGCAACCATCCGGGCGTAATGACCCACGTTTGTGGGCTTTTTGCCCGCCGCGCCTTTAACGTCGAGGGTATTCTCTGCCTGCCGATTCAGGACAGCGACAAAAGCCATATTTGGCTACTGGTTAATGATGACCAGCGGCTGGAGCAGATGATAAGCCAAATCGACAAACTGGAAGATGTGGTCAAAGTGCAGCGTAATCAGTCTGACCCGACCATGTTTAACAAGATTGCAGTGTTCTTTCAGTAA
- the uhpA gene encoding transcriptional regulator UhpA, with protein sequence MITVALIDDHLIVRSGFAQLLGLEPDLQVVAEFGSGREALAGLPRRGVQVCICDISMPDISGLELLSLLPKGMATIMLSVHDSPALVEQALNAGARGFLSKRCSPDELIAAVHTVATGGCYLTPDIAIKLASGRQDPLTKRERQVAEKLAQGMAVKEIAAELGLSPKTVHVHRANLMEKLGVSNDVELARRMFDGW encoded by the coding sequence ATGATCACCGTTGCCCTTATAGACGATCACCTTATCGTCCGCTCCGGCTTTGCGCAGTTGCTGGGGCTGGAACCTGATTTGCAGGTAGTTGCTGAGTTTGGCTCGGGGCGCGAGGCGCTGGCCGGATTGCCTAGGCGCGGTGTGCAGGTGTGTATTTGCGACATCTCAATGCCGGATATTTCGGGGCTGGAGTTGCTAAGTCTGCTACCAAAAGGGATGGCGACAATTATGCTCTCCGTTCATGACAGTCCGGCGCTGGTTGAACAGGCGCTTAATGCGGGCGCGCGCGGTTTTCTCTCCAAACGTTGTAGCCCGGACGAACTGATCGCCGCCGTGCATACAGTTGCCACGGGCGGCTGTTATCTGACGCCGGACATCGCCATTAAGCTGGCATCCGGCCGCCAGGACCCACTGACCAAACGCGAACGTCAGGTGGCGGAAAAGCTGGCGCAAGGGATGGCAGTAAAAGAGATCGCCGCTGAACTGGGGTTGTCGCCTAAAACGGTGCACGTACATCGCGCTAATCTGATGGAAAAACTGGGCGTCAGTAACGACGTTGAACTGGCTCGCCGCATGTTTGATGGCTGGTGA